The Micromonospora violae DNA segment CTCGACGAGGCGGTCACCCGCCAGCTTCTGCGCCGCGGCCACCGCTGCCTCGACGCTGTCGACGAAGTGGAACGGCGCCTCGGGGTGCCAGCCGTCGGGCTTTGGCCGGTGCGTCACGACGACCACGTGGTCGACCCCGCCCGGCGGCTTCCCGTCCCAACCGTCCGTCATGTCGAAGACGTGACGACCGACGATCGTCGCCCCGATCTGGTCCCAGTACGACCGGGTGTGGTCGTAGGAAGCCTGCGACACCCTCAACTGGCCGCTGTCGTCCAACGGCACGTCACCGCTGAGCAGCCAGTCGAACAGCGGTCCGGGCTGGTCGTTCTCGTCCGCGATGAAGCCGTCAACTGATACCGAGCCATACATGACCACCGTGCCCATGGGCGCTCCTCCACTCGCGGATGCCGTCAGGTTAGATCTCCGTGGGCTGGCACTCTTGTAAGGAATCAATCGGTCGGCAGCGGCCAGCCGTCCAGGACGTGGCCGGGATGTTCGCGCAGGAACCGCCGCCTGACCTCGACATATCGTGTCGGTGTGAGCCCGGTGAAGGCCCGGAACTCGTGCCCGAAGTGGGCCTGATCGAAGTAGCCAGCCCTACTGGCGAGGCCAGCCCAGTCGACCGGTTCGGCGGGGTTGATCGAGAGTACGGTGGTGGCGAAGCGGTAGCTGCGGGCCAACCGCTTCGGCGTGACGCCGATGAGCTCCTTGAACCGCTGTGCCAGGTGAGTGCTGCTGACACCGGCGGAAACCCTCAGGTCGTCGATCGCCACCGCCCCGTTGGTCGCCGCGATGACGCCGCTCGTATGGCGCACCAGCCCC contains these protein-coding regions:
- a CDS encoding dihydrofolate reductase family protein, whose amino-acid sequence is MGTVVMYGSVSVDGFIADENDQPGPLFDWLLSGDVPLDDSGQLRVSQASYDHTRSYWDQIGATIVGRHVFDMTDGWDGKPPGGVDHVVVVTHRPKPDGWHPEAPFHFVDSVEAAVAAAQKLAGDRLVEVAAGDVGGQVLAAGLVDEVRMDVVPVVFGSGKRFFGSVHAQHLLEDPDVVIQGNRVLHLRYRVRR